CCATCTCGCCGCCCGGACCCAGTTTTGCGCCCGAGTCGTGCACCGCGGGGCGAACAAATCGCTGGCTCACCGCGTGGCCTACTGCCAAGCCGGGAGCACCACGTCACCTTGGGGGCCGCAGGCCTCAACCAGCGTGTGAATCTGAGGTGTGGTCAAGTATCCATGGGTGGTGCACGGTAGGGGTGGAGATCGCGTGGAGGCCGCCTGATTTTTGGCAACTTGGCCAGATTCAAGAGCATGATCGATACACATCTTCAGCGCCGAATGGGTCCATCGAACGGTGCGGGACTGGCGGCTGCGGCTATCGAGATTTCGCCGCAATCGGCTGAGTGGATCATTGCCAAGCAGCAAGCGCCCGCGCAAGCTGTGATGCGAACGCGCCCGCCGGTAGCGAGCCTGACCATCCGCCTGTGTACCGCGCTTGACTGGCCGGTGAGCAGTGCATCGAGACCAGTGAGGGATGATGCGACGAGTTCGAATGAAGTCGGTGACGGTCAATTCTGTTGTGACAAAAACTTTTTCAAGGCCGTAGTAGTATCAGAGTCGACCTGACCTTTTCCGGGGGCGCCCCATTCTCCCGGAACTGTGTGCTGATATTCCTTGTCGGGCAATGAATGTGGGGAATTGTATTTGGCTCCTGGAATGCCGCGTGGGGGAGGAACGGGCCATGGGATCTGGCATGGTGCGTCCGACGCGTCCAGGTCGACATTTTTGCGACCTACTCGTCTTGAGGGAACAGGGTTGCCAGCGATGGTGGTCCATCCGAAAAACGGAAGGTCGCCGGTTCGATCCCGGCCCTGGCCACCATGATCATTGAGAAAAGGCTCCAACTTCATGTCAGAGAGCATGATGTTGGAGCCTTTTTGCAGTTCAGTGACTATTTCCGTGCGACGATCTTCCGTTGATCATTCGCCGAACCCCGACTTTCGAGAATACGGAAATAACAATCGAGTGAGTCGTGCCAGTGCACCACGCCGACCCGTGGTGCGGTCCAACTCTGGTGTAAAAACTTGTGGTTCAGCCCCTTTCGGTGAACGTACCTACTCGGCCACGTCTGTCCACATCGAGCACTGAGCACTATCAAGGGACGCCCTCATCGGTCTGCCCGCAATAGCCAGCGAGTTGTGGTGACAGAACAGTGCGAACTGCCGGGAAGCTCGACACTTCGAATCCTGGTGAGGTATCGATCGACCGCATTGAAAAATCGGCGACGTGCACAGAATCTTCGCCGTCTCAGGACAGGGCGCGGCCCGACGTTTTCTGTCCCAAAACCACCACAACAGCGATCGCGGTGGCCAGTAATGCAACGAGGCCGAGGAAGATCTGCGCAAAACTAACCCCAGCCGCGGACAGGTAACCGATCACGATTGGTGTGCCGATGGCACCTATCCGGCCAACCGCGGACGCCGCGCCCATGCCTGTCACGCGGATCGAGGTCGGGTAGAGCTCGGCGGTGTAGGTGTAGTAGACGGCAGCCACTCCGTTCAGGAATGCGGCGAGCAGTGCTGCACCTACAAGCAGCATCGCTTCACTATCGGACAACGCCACCAGCAGGGCAGAGCCGGTTGCACCTAACACATAACCGGCGATCAACCATTTGCGTTCCAGTCGATCGATGAGCAATTGCGCGACGTAGTAGCCGGGGATCTGCGCGATCCCGACCACCAAGGTGAACAGGAACGACTTGGTGATTGTGAATCCTTTGTCCGTCACAAGCAGCGTTGGCAGCCAGGTGGAGAATCCGTAGTGGGCGCCCGTCAGCGCGAACCACAACAGCCACAACATCAGTGTCGTGCGTGCCATTGGCCCGGCCCACAACTTCGTCAACGGCGCAAACATGCCCCCGGCACTGGCGTTGGACCGCGTTGGTGCACTCGTCTGGGTCTGCGCGGTTTCAGTGAGAGCCTCGGGATCGACCTCACATTTTCGTTCGAAATCCTCGATGATCGCGGTGGCTTCGGCGATCCGCCCACGTGAGAGGAGGTATCGGGGTGACTCGGGCATGCTGCGCCGCCACCAGAGAAGCAAGACTACGGGGAGTGCTGCGATCACTGCCGCGATCCGCCAACCGGTTTCGGGGTGGGGTGCGATCACCACAGGCGCCAATATTCCTGCCAAGATGTAGCCGAGCGCAAGGAAACTGATGGTGCGGGCGACGAATCGGCCACGGACTCGTGCCGGCAGAAACTCGGAGATATACGGCGCGATCAAGGTGGCCTCCGCACCGAGTCCGATGCCGGCGAGTATCCGCCAGACAAACAGTTCGGGAACCGTCGTCGATGTCCCTATCAAGAGACTGCAAAAACAGAACACCAGGAGCGCGGTGAGCATCATTCGCCGACGGCCGAAGCGGTCCGCCAAGACACCGGCTAACAGAGCGCCTATCAGGTAGCCGACGAAAATCGACGACAGCAGCCACCCCGCTGTGCTTTTCGGGATGTGCCAAACCACGATCAGTGCTGAAAGCGCATAAGTCATGAGCGCGCCGTCGAACGAATCGAAAGTGTAGCCGAGTCCACCCATCAACATCAGCTTGCGATGAGGGCGTCCGGGCTTGAGTCGATCGAGGCGGAGCAGCAAATCGTCCTCATTCGAGACCGCACGTGTAACGGGCAATTCGGTCAAAATTCCTCCAATCGACGGGAATGTCGTCGGCAACGCTAGCTGCATATAGGGCGTTCTGCAATACTTGTTGCACAAAAATTATGAGTTTGCTCACCACTGAATTGGGGCTTGACCGGCCTCGGTAAGGGTCAGGCTCGAGTGCCTGGATCCGTCCGTTCAGGTGAATGTCCGGTCACCGGGAACGTGCTGTGCGTCACTCCGCCTGGAACTTCACTATTAGCTGGTTGCGGCCGATCCCTGGCCGCGTCTACTGGAAGTGAGGTGGAATCTTCGTGTCGCACTCGAGATCCCGACGTATCGGGAAATTCAGCCGTACCGCAGTTGCATTGATCGGAGCCGGCGTTCTGCTTGCCGGGTGCGCAAGCAATGACGACGGCAACAGCACTGCCGACGGTGATACCGGATCGGCGTCGATCGTCACCGGGATGATCAATGAACAAGGCGATGCCGGCACTCCGGTCGCAGGCGGAACGCTGACGTACGGCGTGCAGGTCCTCGCGTCATCCCTGGACCCGACAAAGGTTGCGGCACGCGGCGGTTCCGGCGGCGAAGCGCTGGCAGCTGTGTACGACGTTCTGGTGAGCTACGACACGGCGACCGGAGAGTTCGAACCGAAGTTGGCCAAGTCCCTCGACACCAACGACGACGGCAAGACCTGGACCCTGAAGCTGCGTGACGGCGTGAAGTTCAGCGACGGAACCGCACTCGACGCCAACGCCGTCATCGCGAGCATCGATCGGTACAACGCGGGCAAGGGCAACGGCGCAGAACTGTGGCTGGCCTCGGTTGCCTCGATGCAAGCCTCGGATGCCGCTACCGTGGTCTTCAATCTGAACAGCCCGTGGATGCGTTTTCCGTCGATGCTTGCCCTCGGCCACGGAATGATCGTCGCTCCCAGCTCACAGCAGGGTGACAAGTTCACCGCTGTTGGTGCCGGACCGTTCACCGAAGGCGTGTTCAGCCCGAGCGTCGAGCGAATCTTCAAGGCCAACCCCGCCTACTACGGTGGTGCTCCCAAGCTCGAGCAGCTTCGGATGGTTGCACTCAACGGCCCGCAGGCCAATCTCGAATCGCTGAACAGCGGTCAGCTGGACGTTGCCTACATTCGTGGTCTGACGTCGGCGATCAACTCCGCCAAGTCCGCCGGCTACCCCGGTTACATCGACGTACTCAACGCCGGCAGTGCGGAGATCATCAACAACCGTGCGGGCCGTCCGGGTTCGGATGTTCGTGTCCGCCAGGCTATTGGTTACGCACTGGATCCGGAGCTGATCGACCAGCGCGCCGAAAACGGTGAAGGACTCCCGGGATCGGAGCTGTTCGGCACGACGTCACAGTGGCACGTCGACACCCCCGGGATCGCATACGACCCCGCCAAGGCCAAGGAACTTCTGAGCCAGGCCAAGGCCGACGGATACAACGGCACGCTCAACTACATCGTGCTCAGCGAGCCGAAGGACCATGCGATCGGTTTGGCTGTGCAGTCCCTGCTTCAGGCCGTCGGGTTCGAGGTGAACCTCATCCTTGCGAACAATGCCGGCGACATCGTTCAGAACGTCTACGTCAAGAATGATTTCGACCTCGCTCACGCCGGTATCGGTCTGTACGAGTCGATTCCCGATCTCGGTCTGTACTCGACCACCAACAGCACCTCGAAGTCCAACACCGCGGGTTACGCCAACCC
The nucleotide sequence above comes from Rhodococcus sp. KBS0724. Encoded proteins:
- a CDS encoding MFS transporter, with amino-acid sequence MTELPVTRAVSNEDDLLLRLDRLKPGRPHRKLMLMGGLGYTFDSFDGALMTYALSALIVVWHIPKSTAGWLLSSIFVGYLIGALLAGVLADRFGRRRMMLTALLVFCFCSLLIGTSTTVPELFVWRILAGIGLGAEATLIAPYISEFLPARVRGRFVARTISFLALGYILAGILAPVVIAPHPETGWRIAAVIAALPVVLLLWWRRSMPESPRYLLSRGRIAEATAIIEDFERKCEVDPEALTETAQTQTSAPTRSNASAGGMFAPLTKLWAGPMARTTLMLWLLWFALTGAHYGFSTWLPTLLVTDKGFTITKSFLFTLVVGIAQIPGYYVAQLLIDRLERKWLIAGYVLGATGSALLVALSDSEAMLLVGAALLAAFLNGVAAVYYTYTAELYPTSIRVTGMGAASAVGRIGAIGTPIVIGYLSAAGVSFAQIFLGLVALLATAIAVVVVLGQKTSGRALS
- a CDS encoding ABC transporter substrate-binding protein encodes the protein MSHSRSRRIGKFSRTAVALIGAGVLLAGCASNDDGNSTADGDTGSASIVTGMINEQGDAGTPVAGGTLTYGVQVLASSLDPTKVAARGGSGGEALAAVYDVLVSYDTATGEFEPKLAKSLDTNDDGKTWTLKLRDGVKFSDGTALDANAVIASIDRYNAGKGNGAELWLASVASMQASDAATVVFNLNSPWMRFPSMLALGHGMIVAPSSQQGDKFTAVGAGPFTEGVFSPSVERIFKANPAYYGGAPKLEQLRMVALNGPQANLESLNSGQLDVAYIRGLTSAINSAKSAGYPGYIDVLNAGSAEIINNRAGRPGSDVRVRQAIGYALDPELIDQRAENGEGLPGSELFGTTSQWHVDTPGIAYDPAKAKELLSQAKADGYNGTLNYIVLSEPKDHAIGLAVQSLLQAVGFEVNLILANNAGDIVQNVYVKNDFDLAHAGIGLYESIPDLGLYSTTNSTSKSNTAGYANPAMDQLIADLQQTKDNASALAVISKIQTLWNETVPSAPVGGLASFWAWQKNVHGVVPTATGIMLFDQAWMGAK